The proteins below are encoded in one region of Halichoerus grypus chromosome X, mHalGry1.hap1.1, whole genome shotgun sequence:
- the GPKOW gene encoding G-patch domain and KOW motifs-containing protein produces MADAEEGALRPVGASAAPISFSFNRTSARRRLADDAGAAPEEKDFLKTVEGRELQSVKPSETPKELVIPLIKNGHRRQPPTQAPGPSTNIEALVDGVLSQAVKELIEDSKKSLEERENSGVDPTLAIPMIQKGCIPNGEGADSEPRAETVPEEADYEAVPVEAYGLAMLRGMGWKPGEGIGRTFNQVVKPRVNLLRPKGLGLGANLNEVQALVSTGPHHQPKPDEEQEKDKEDQPRGLVPGGAVVVLSGPHRGLYGKVEGLDPDNVRAVVRLAVGNRMVTVSEYCLRPVSQQEFDKNCLDLSQMSKTSPGQQNGTASSWKALPDQDLPGRQEDPERKRKHLPDRQEPAAKSEKAGPRSQQWLHRDLRVRFVDRQHKGGQYYNTKMTIEDVLSPDTCVCRTDEGRILEGIKEGMLETLVPKVEDRVMVVLGPQAGRVGHLLGRDRERSRALVQLRRENQLVELHYDAVCQYVGPRDSDED; encoded by the exons ATGGCGGATGCTGAAGAGGGTGCTTTGCGGCCGGTAGGAGCCTCCGCTGCCCCAATTTCGTTCAGCTTCAATCGCACATCTGCCCGGAGACGGCTCGCGGACGACGCGGGTGCGGCTCCAGAGGAGAAGGATTTCTTAAAGACCGTGGAAGGGAGGGAGCTGCAAAG TGTGAAGCCCTCAGAAACCCCCAAGGAACTCGTCATCCCTTTGATCAAGAATGGCCATCGCAGGCAGCCACCGACCCAGGCCCCTGGGCCATCCACAAATATTGAGGCCTTGGTGGATGGGGTGCTGTCCCAGGCTGTGAAGGAGCTCATTGAGG ACTCCAAGAAGtccctggaggagagagagaattcggGTGTCGACCCCACGCTTGCTATCCCCATGATCCAGAAAGGATGCATCCCTAACGGGGAAGGGGCAGACAGCGAACCCCGGGCTGAGACA GTGCCAGAGGAAGCTGATTACGAGGCAGTCCCCGTAGAGGCCTATGGGCTGGCCATGTTACGAGGCATGGGCTGGAAACCTGGCGAGGGCATTGGCCGCACCTTCAATCA AGTGGTGAAGCCCCGTGTCAACTTACTGAGGCCGAAGGGGTTAGGGCTGGGTGCCAACCTGAATGAGGTCCAGGCCCTGGTCTCCACTGGCCCCCACCACCAACCAAAGCCAGATGAGGAGCAAGAGAAGGATAAGGAAGACCAGCCTCGAGGACTGGTGCCTGGAGGGGCTGTGGTGGTTCTTTCCGGCCCTCACCGAGGCCTCTACGGGAAG GTAGAAGGCCTCGATCCTGACAATGTTCGGGCCGTGGTTCGCCTGGCCGTGGGGAACCGCATGGTGACTGTTAGTGAGTACTGCCTGCGGCCTGTTTCCCAGCAGGAGTTTGACAAGAACTGCTTGGATCTCA GCCAGATGAGCAAAACTTCCCCAGGGCAACAGAACGGAACAGCCTCATCATGGAAGGCCCTCCCGGATCAGGACCTTCCCGGCCGGCAGGAGGACCCAGAGAGGAAGCGGAAACACCTTCCTGACCG ACAGGAGCCTGCAGCCAAGAGTGAGAAGGCCGGCCCCCGGAGCCAGCAGTGGTTGCACAGGGACCTGCGCGTGCGCTTTGTGGACAGGCAGCATAAGGGCGGCCAGTATTACAACACCAAG ATGACGATTGAAGATGTCCTCAGCCCAGATACCTGTGTGTGTAGGACAGACGAAGGCCGGATCCTGGAAG gCATAAAGGAAGGCATGCTGGAGACCCTGGTCCCCAAGGTCGAGGACCGGGTGATGGTGGTGCTGGGGCCACAGGCTGGAAGG GTGGGCCACCTGCTGGGCCGGGACAGAGAACGGAGCCGGGCTCTGGTGCAGCTGCGGAGAGAGAATCAGCTGGTGGAGCTTCACTATGATGCTGTCTGCCAGTACGTGGGCCCCAGGGACTCTGATGAAGACTGA